One genomic window of Leopardus geoffroyi isolate Oge1 chromosome C3, O.geoffroyi_Oge1_pat1.0, whole genome shotgun sequence includes the following:
- the METTL25B gene encoding methyltransferase-like protein 25B isoform X1 encodes MPGVSARGLSHEERRQLAVNLTRVLARYRPILDAYIIEFFTDNLWGTLPCSWQEALDGLNPPQLATQLLGMPGEGEAVRYGQEGPRAGGPRVSLSGCNGAIHWGPGLAYRRYRSVWPLTLLALKSTAYALAFTRTPGFQTPSEFLENPSQSSRLTAPFRKHVRPKKQHEIRRLGELVKKLSDLTGCTQVVDIGSGQGHLSRFMSLGLGLTVKSIEGDRRLVERAQRLDRELLQALEKEEKRSPQVTRAGPRHSPHHVVRWVEPTALCKELLLPLEPLPPCGARLLLTGLHACGDLSVALLRHFSCPEVVALASVGCCYMKLSEPGGYPLSQWVAGLRGSELPYRLREGACHALEDYAERLQRAGPGLRTHCYRAALETVIRGARPELRRPGVQGIPRVHELKIEEYVQRGLRRVGLDPQLPLNLAALRAHQAQENRVVAFFSLALLLAPLVETLILLDRLLYLQEQGFHAELLPIFSPELSPRNLVLVATKSPLGEAFSLLETEDS; translated from the exons ATGCCGGGCGTCTCCGCCCGCGGCCTCTCTCACGAGGAGAGGAGGCAGCTGGCGGTGAACCTCACCCGTGTGCTGGCGCGCTACCGTCCCATCCTGGACGCCTACATCATC GAGTTCTTTACAGACAACCTGTGGGGCACACTCCCTTGCTCGTGGCAGGAAGCGCTGGATGGACTGAACCCGCCACAGCTGGCCACACAGCTGCTGGGGatgcctggggaaggggaagcGGTCAGGTATGGGCAAGAGGGGCCCCGTGCCGGGGGACCCAGGGTGTCACTGTCAGGATGCAATGGAGCTATTCACTGGGGGCCCGGGCTGGCCTATCGCAGGTACAGGTCGGTGTGGCCACTCACCCTGCTGGCCCTGAAGTCCACAGCCTATGCCCTGGCCTTTACCCGGACACCTGGGTTTCAGACCCCCTCAGAGTTCCTGGAGAACCCCAGCCAGAGCTCCCGCCTGACAGCCCCGTTCCGGAAACACGTCAGGCCCAAGAAGCAGCATGAGATCCggaggctgggagag TTGGTGAAGAAACTGAGTGACCTCACGGGCTGCACCCAGGTCGTGGATATAGGCTCAGGCCAG GGCCATCTCTCCCGATTCAtgtccctggggctggggctgacaGTGAAGAGCATCGAAGGCGATCGGAGGCTGGTGGAGAGAGCCCAGCGCCTGGACCGGGAGCTCCTGCAGGCcctggagaaagaggagaagaggagcCCACAG GTGACCCGCGCCGGCCCTCGCCACTCCCCACACCACGTGGTTAGGTGGGTAGAGCCCACGGCCCTGTGCAAGGAGCTCCTGCTTCCCCTGGAGCCCTTGCCTCCATGCGGGGCCCGCCTGCTGCTGACGGGCCTCCACGCCTGCGGGGACCTGAGCGTCGCCTTGCTGAGGCACTTCTCCTGCCCCGAGGTGGTGGCCTTGGCCTCGGTGGGCTGCTGCTACATGAAGTTGAGTGAGCCTGGCGGCTACCCACTGAGTCAGTGGGTGGCGGGGCTTCGTGGCTCCGAGCTGCCCTACAGGCTGCGGGAGGGGGCCTGCCACGCCCTGGAGGACTACGCCGAGCGGCTACAGAGAGCGGGCCCCGGGCTCCGCACCCACTGCTATCGGGCGGCACTGGAGACGGTCATCCGGGGCGCCCGGCCCGAGCTTCGACGGCCAGGCGTGCAGGGGATCCCCAGGGTCCACGAGCTCAAGATCGAAGA ATACGTGCAGCGGGGGCTGCGGCGGGTGGGGCTGGATCCCCAGCTGCCGCTGAACCTGGCTGCCCTTCGGGCCCACCAGGCCCAGGAGAACCGAGTGGTGGCCTTCTTCAGCCTGGCCCTGCTCCTGGCCCCGCTGGTGGAGACACTGATTCTGCTGGATCGGCTGCTGTACCTTCAGGAGCAGG GCTTCCATGCTGAGCTCCTGCCCATCTTTAGTCCTGAACTGTCACCCAGGAACCTAGTTCTGGTGGCCACCAAGAGTCCCCTGGGTGAGGCCTTCTCTCTTCTGGAAACTGAAGACAGCTGA
- the METTL25B gene encoding methyltransferase-like protein 25B isoform X2, with translation MPGVSARGLSHEERRQLAVNLTRVLARYRPILDAYIIEFFTDNLWGTLPCSWQEALDGLNPPQLATQLLGMPGEGEAVRYRSVWPLTLLALKSTAYALAFTRTPGFQTPSEFLENPSQSSRLTAPFRKHVRPKKQHEIRRLGELVKKLSDLTGCTQVVDIGSGQGHLSRFMSLGLGLTVKSIEGDRRLVERAQRLDRELLQALEKEEKRSPQVTRAGPRHSPHHVVRWVEPTALCKELLLPLEPLPPCGARLLLTGLHACGDLSVALLRHFSCPEVVALASVGCCYMKLSEPGGYPLSQWVAGLRGSELPYRLREGACHALEDYAERLQRAGPGLRTHCYRAALETVIRGARPELRRPGVQGIPRVHELKIEEYVQRGLRRVGLDPQLPLNLAALRAHQAQENRVVAFFSLALLLAPLVETLILLDRLLYLQEQGFHAELLPIFSPELSPRNLVLVATKSPLGEAFSLLETEDS, from the exons ATGCCGGGCGTCTCCGCCCGCGGCCTCTCTCACGAGGAGAGGAGGCAGCTGGCGGTGAACCTCACCCGTGTGCTGGCGCGCTACCGTCCCATCCTGGACGCCTACATCATC GAGTTCTTTACAGACAACCTGTGGGGCACACTCCCTTGCTCGTGGCAGGAAGCGCTGGATGGACTGAACCCGCCACAGCTGGCCACACAGCTGCTGGGGatgcctggggaaggggaagcGGTCAG GTACAGGTCGGTGTGGCCACTCACCCTGCTGGCCCTGAAGTCCACAGCCTATGCCCTGGCCTTTACCCGGACACCTGGGTTTCAGACCCCCTCAGAGTTCCTGGAGAACCCCAGCCAGAGCTCCCGCCTGACAGCCCCGTTCCGGAAACACGTCAGGCCCAAGAAGCAGCATGAGATCCggaggctgggagag TTGGTGAAGAAACTGAGTGACCTCACGGGCTGCACCCAGGTCGTGGATATAGGCTCAGGCCAG GGCCATCTCTCCCGATTCAtgtccctggggctggggctgacaGTGAAGAGCATCGAAGGCGATCGGAGGCTGGTGGAGAGAGCCCAGCGCCTGGACCGGGAGCTCCTGCAGGCcctggagaaagaggagaagaggagcCCACAG GTGACCCGCGCCGGCCCTCGCCACTCCCCACACCACGTGGTTAGGTGGGTAGAGCCCACGGCCCTGTGCAAGGAGCTCCTGCTTCCCCTGGAGCCCTTGCCTCCATGCGGGGCCCGCCTGCTGCTGACGGGCCTCCACGCCTGCGGGGACCTGAGCGTCGCCTTGCTGAGGCACTTCTCCTGCCCCGAGGTGGTGGCCTTGGCCTCGGTGGGCTGCTGCTACATGAAGTTGAGTGAGCCTGGCGGCTACCCACTGAGTCAGTGGGTGGCGGGGCTTCGTGGCTCCGAGCTGCCCTACAGGCTGCGGGAGGGGGCCTGCCACGCCCTGGAGGACTACGCCGAGCGGCTACAGAGAGCGGGCCCCGGGCTCCGCACCCACTGCTATCGGGCGGCACTGGAGACGGTCATCCGGGGCGCCCGGCCCGAGCTTCGACGGCCAGGCGTGCAGGGGATCCCCAGGGTCCACGAGCTCAAGATCGAAGA ATACGTGCAGCGGGGGCTGCGGCGGGTGGGGCTGGATCCCCAGCTGCCGCTGAACCTGGCTGCCCTTCGGGCCCACCAGGCCCAGGAGAACCGAGTGGTGGCCTTCTTCAGCCTGGCCCTGCTCCTGGCCCCGCTGGTGGAGACACTGATTCTGCTGGATCGGCTGCTGTACCTTCAGGAGCAGG GCTTCCATGCTGAGCTCCTGCCCATCTTTAGTCCTGAACTGTCACCCAGGAACCTAGTTCTGGTGGCCACCAAGAGTCCCCTGGGTGAGGCCTTCTCTCTTCTGGAAACTGAAGACAGCTGA
- the MRPL24 gene encoding 39S ribosomal protein L24, mitochondrial, with protein sequence MRLSALLALASKVTLPRDYRYGMSRPGSLADKRKNPPGTRRRRVAVEPVSDEEWHLFCGDRVEVLEGKDAGKQGKVVQVIRQRNWVVLEGLNTHYRYVGKTADSRGTMIPSEAPLLHRQVKLVDPVDRKPTDVEWRFTEAGERVRVSTRSGRIIPKPEFPRADGIVPETWTDGPKDTSVEDALERTYVPRLKTLEEEVMEAMGIQETRRHKKVYWY encoded by the exons ATGCGTCTCTCTGCCCTACTGGCCTTGGCATCCAAGGTCACTCTGCCCCGCGACTACCGCTATGGGATGAGCCGCCCAGGCTCTCTTGCAGACAAGAGGAAGAACCCTCCGGGGACCAGGAGGCGCCGGGTGGCCGTGGAGCCCGTCTCGGATGAAGAATGGCATCTGTTCTGTGGGGACAGG GTGGAGGTCCTAGAAGGCAAGGATGCTGGGAAGCAAGGCAAAGTGGTCCAAGTCATCCGGCAGCGCAACTGGGTGGTCCTGGAGGGACTGAACACG CACTACCGTTATGTGGGCAAGACCGCGGATTCCCGGGGAACCATGATCCCCAGTGAAGCACCCCTGCTCCACCGCCAGGTCAAACTCGTGGATCCCGTGGACAG GAAACCCACTGACGTGGAGTGGAGATTCACGGAGGCAGGAGAGCGGGTACGTGTCTCCACAAGATCGGGAAGAATTATCCCCAAACCTGAGTTTCCCAGAGCTGATGGCATCGTCCCTGAAACCTGGACTG ATGGCCCCAAAGACACATCAGTGGAAGATGCTCTAGAAAGAACCTACGTGCCCCGTTTAAAGACACTGGAGGAGGAGGTGATGGAGGCGATGGGGATCCAGGAGACGCGGAGACACAAGAAAGTCTATTGGTACTGA
- the METTL25B gene encoding methyltransferase-like protein 25B isoform X3, translated as MPGEGEAVRYGQEGPRAGGPRVSLSGCNGAIHWGPGLAYRRYRSVWPLTLLALKSTAYALAFTRTPGFQTPSEFLENPSQSSRLTAPFRKHVRPKKQHEIRRLGELVKKLSDLTGCTQVVDIGSGQGHLSRFMSLGLGLTVKSIEGDRRLVERAQRLDRELLQALEKEEKRSPQVTRAGPRHSPHHVVRWVEPTALCKELLLPLEPLPPCGARLLLTGLHACGDLSVALLRHFSCPEVVALASVGCCYMKLSEPGGYPLSQWVAGLRGSELPYRLREGACHALEDYAERLQRAGPGLRTHCYRAALETVIRGARPELRRPGVQGIPRVHELKIEEYVQRGLRRVGLDPQLPLNLAALRAHQAQENRVVAFFSLALLLAPLVETLILLDRLLYLQEQGFHAELLPIFSPELSPRNLVLVATKSPLGEAFSLLETEDS; from the exons atgcctggggaaggggaagcGGTCAGGTATGGGCAAGAGGGGCCCCGTGCCGGGGGACCCAGGGTGTCACTGTCAGGATGCAATGGAGCTATTCACTGGGGGCCCGGGCTGGCCTATCGCAGGTACAGGTCGGTGTGGCCACTCACCCTGCTGGCCCTGAAGTCCACAGCCTATGCCCTGGCCTTTACCCGGACACCTGGGTTTCAGACCCCCTCAGAGTTCCTGGAGAACCCCAGCCAGAGCTCCCGCCTGACAGCCCCGTTCCGGAAACACGTCAGGCCCAAGAAGCAGCATGAGATCCggaggctgggagag TTGGTGAAGAAACTGAGTGACCTCACGGGCTGCACCCAGGTCGTGGATATAGGCTCAGGCCAG GGCCATCTCTCCCGATTCAtgtccctggggctggggctgacaGTGAAGAGCATCGAAGGCGATCGGAGGCTGGTGGAGAGAGCCCAGCGCCTGGACCGGGAGCTCCTGCAGGCcctggagaaagaggagaagaggagcCCACAG GTGACCCGCGCCGGCCCTCGCCACTCCCCACACCACGTGGTTAGGTGGGTAGAGCCCACGGCCCTGTGCAAGGAGCTCCTGCTTCCCCTGGAGCCCTTGCCTCCATGCGGGGCCCGCCTGCTGCTGACGGGCCTCCACGCCTGCGGGGACCTGAGCGTCGCCTTGCTGAGGCACTTCTCCTGCCCCGAGGTGGTGGCCTTGGCCTCGGTGGGCTGCTGCTACATGAAGTTGAGTGAGCCTGGCGGCTACCCACTGAGTCAGTGGGTGGCGGGGCTTCGTGGCTCCGAGCTGCCCTACAGGCTGCGGGAGGGGGCCTGCCACGCCCTGGAGGACTACGCCGAGCGGCTACAGAGAGCGGGCCCCGGGCTCCGCACCCACTGCTATCGGGCGGCACTGGAGACGGTCATCCGGGGCGCCCGGCCCGAGCTTCGACGGCCAGGCGTGCAGGGGATCCCCAGGGTCCACGAGCTCAAGATCGAAGA ATACGTGCAGCGGGGGCTGCGGCGGGTGGGGCTGGATCCCCAGCTGCCGCTGAACCTGGCTGCCCTTCGGGCCCACCAGGCCCAGGAGAACCGAGTGGTGGCCTTCTTCAGCCTGGCCCTGCTCCTGGCCCCGCTGGTGGAGACACTGATTCTGCTGGATCGGCTGCTGTACCTTCAGGAGCAGG GCTTCCATGCTGAGCTCCTGCCCATCTTTAGTCCTGAACTGTCACCCAGGAACCTAGTTCTGGTGGCCACCAAGAGTCCCCTGGGTGAGGCCTTCTCTCTTCTGGAAACTGAAGACAGCTGA